One Thamnophis elegans isolate rThaEle1 chromosome 2, rThaEle1.pri, whole genome shotgun sequence genomic window, aaggctgagtcaatcgtCAGCcgttcaggatcaaactgctggcagtcggcagaattagcctgcattctaaccatggtgCCCCCATGGCTCTTGAAATACAAACCAGAATGGTTGAATAAAGAACTCTCTGTTAAAGACAAAAAGAATAAGTATAAAAAATAGAGAGCGGGGCTTATAGCTAAGGCAGAATGCCAACAGAAATGCAAATATGAaatcaggaaagctaaggctcagaatgaagtAAGACTTGCAACTAATgtcaaaaataacaataataacatgtgaaaaaataagaaaacaggaAAATCAAGCAACTGATCTGCAAACACCTGCTGCTTCTGCTGATGCTCTTCCCAAGATGCAAGTGAAGGGGAAATGCGCTGATGGCAGGGCCTCCCTGATGGTGGCAGCCAGGACTCCTGCGGTTGCTTGAAGTTAGTAGCCCTCTTCTCCTCGGGGGTATTGCATAGGAACTGTGTGACTCCTTCTAACAGATCTCACAGTCACTTTCTCTGCTTTGGAACCCTCTTTTAACTCTATTGCTTCTGCTTTGTCCAAAGTTATTGACTTTGTGAGCggcttcttcttcccttctcgcCTGCGCAAAGTTGACCCAGAGTCTTCAACAACCCTCTGGGGTCTCCGCTCTCCACAGGATTCCATGTCCTGCGAAgagagaaaatggaagacatcagAACTATACTTTGTACTAGCAATGTTTTCTCCCCTTCTCCACTTAGAACCATAGAATcataggctggaagggaccttgaaggttttctagtccaaccccctgctcaaggcaagaGTCCTTATGAGCTCTGTTATTCCCACCACAACCCTGGCAGGTATGAGGGCAAGCAGCCAAAGAGTCTTGATAGAAACAGCTCCTGGTGTACGTGGGTGTGGGTTGGTCCTCATTTCTCTCTCAaacttacttccttccttccttccttccttccttccttccttacttacttacttacttacttacttacttacttacttacttacttacttgctctgtatctactgtatctacaatccctacctacctatttatctacagaCCTACCTGTCTGCCTCTCtcctgttgtctgtctgtctgtctgtctgtctgtctatctatctatttatctatctatcatctatcatctatctatctatctatctatctatctatctactatctatataATCTATAGCTATCTATCCACAAATGTCCATCCATCTGCTCATTTTATATTATCTGAATGAGGAAGggcaagtctgtctgtctgtctgtctatctgtctatctatctatcatctatccccccctctctcatctatctatctatctatctatctatctatctatctatctatctatctatctatctatctatcatctatctatctatcatctatctatcagtaTATCTGTCTGTATTAATTAATCCATTTATCCACTATCTACGTACCTACCTTCCTCTAtatgatctatatctatatatctgtatctatctgtctgtctacctatcatctatccatctaatctatctacTTGTATGGTGCCCAACTCACAGAGTTTATCCCTGCAGCCCATCATCTCCAGGGAACTTTTTCCTGGACAGCCCTCCCCCTCCACCACCCTTTGtttttccattcttccattccttctctccctcccttcagtTCTTCTTTGACAGAAATCCCACATTTCCCCAAGATAACTCCAGCTCCTGCTTCTGTTCCTGGCTCCTTCCccgtctccttctcctccctcagaGCAGATGGGTGTGAGGGGATCCCAGAGCCCCAGAGGAGCCCCAAGCAGCTCATGATCCCTTGATGGTTGCCTTACAAAGACTTGGGGAGTGAATGTTGCCCACCCAACCCTTCAATGGTCCTGGCTCTTGGGTATTTCCCAAGCCCAGAGTTTTGCATCTTACATAGACTTCAACAACAATCATTCTCACCTCCGAAGTTACTTCAGATTGGAGCATCAGTTCAGATTGAATCTTATTATCTGTGCCACAATTAAGAGAAGAAGAAAGTATTCCTGATGGCAAATCATCAACTGAAGATTTTGCTTTCTGATAGGGAATCATTCTACATCTCCAGAAACTGCCTGTTAGATGGGAAAAAATAGAGGACAGCTGGCTAAATTTGGGGTCAGCAGCTCCTGCCTCAGATGGAGACAGACTCATGCTGAAGACCTCTAGAAGACTTCTAAATCTGGATTATAATCCACCACCTTGAGAAAGTTGAATTAGTGCTGCCATCTGTTTGTTAGGGACAAAAGGCAAAATTGTTGGCAGTCAAAAGTTGCTGGCCACAGGGAAATGAAAAGGAACATTCCTGGGTGTTATTGAGAAATAATCAATTTGAAACCATTCTTGCTCCTATTAAAGCTTTCATGGGAAATCACAATCCACTACCactaaaaccagtggtgggattcaaaattttttaccactggttctgtgggcatggcttagtgtgTGTGCCATGGTgtggtgggcgtgacttggtgggcatggcaggggaagggtactgtaaaatccccattccctcccgatcgtgggattcgggaggcagataatagatgggggcagggccagccacaggtggtatttaccagttttctgaactactcaaaatttctactactggttctgcaaaactggtcagaaccggctgaataccacctctgactaaaaCCATTGAAAGTTGGCACAATAATTGAGATGCTCCCAATAAAACCTAATAAATCACCACCAATTACTCTTAAGCAATGAGGCTAAATCTCTGGGAATCCTGTTATGTGGTACAAGACAGATCGTCCTCCCCATAGATTCCACACTCGGTAATTCTCATTTGTTTTGATTTATATTCCAAAGCCTCTGTTTCCCACCCGACCAGCTCCAATAACCAGCGATCTTGCCTAATCTTGCAAAACTAAGATGGCTCTGGTTGACTTAGAACATGCACTGACAAATGAGCAACATAAATTGCAAACAAGTCAAAAGGCCCATCCtggaagaaggaaatggcaaagcacttcttcACTGTTGGTGAGAGAATCGCTTGGATGTGTTGAACCGTATTTGGATGAGCTCAACTGAGGAGACACTTCCCACATCCATCCTCCCTCTCATTACTTTTGCTCTGAGTAGGGACAGGACAAGCAGCAGCTCCTTCTACTTCCCCCGTTGTTGTCTGTCCCCAGGTGTGATTGCAAGCAAGGGCAGAGGACATGGAGCTCCTCCacacattccccccctcccccagtgccACCAGAGCTTTCCTGAAGGTCTCTCTTGCCAGATGAGATGACACATGGATCTTATTCAGGAACAGGATTATGGATTGTCTAGGACtgggatggcgaatctatggcacgagTGCGACAGgtagcatgcggagccatttgttagggcacgcgaggcattgccctgacagcaccagcatgcatgcacgcactggccagctgacttcgccTTTAATGTTCAGCCATTTTtcgaggcttccctgaagcctctggaggacacaaaacaacccaacacgcaaaccggaagtttgggaagcctcctgaagcttccggagggcctctgggggggaggggagaggaggccgTTTTTACCCTCGCCAGGCTCCTAGGAAGCTTCTGGagcaggggagggtgaaaaatgggtccacgTGCAAAAAGCGGGGCAAGGGCGGGGGTCattcacacatgtgcagggggtcaCATATGCATACGCAGGGGTTCgcgtgcatagaattatgggtgtggcgaTGCCCACGCATGACCTCCCTGCACTCCccagcttttggcacgcaatggcaaaaaggttagctatcactggtcTAGGGCTTCCCATGTTATTTATGGGACTTTCCTTTGATTCTTCAGCCCCAGATATTTGCCCCTCTGAAATCAATCTATTAAGGCCAAAATGATTTCCTCCCAGAGGAGAGGAAGGTGAAACGTTCTGAGATTTACagtcaattgaaaaaaaatggctgcatagcttcttcttcctttctgacTCTTGGTCCAAATGCTGTTTGTGGGGAAGAGCCTCGTGGGGAGTCATGGCTGAAACTCTCAGAGAGATTCTCTCCCATTCACACCAACTCAGTCAACACAGAAAGACTCAGGGTGGGGATGAGTGGAAGTGTTTGTTTCACTTACCCATCAGGAAGAAAATCACAGCTCCAAAAATTACACCTACTACAGCTCCCACAGGAATCCACCACTCTGTAGCtaaagaaagagacacagaatTACAATTAGAGTAGACAGATCCTGAGTTCCCAGAAGTGGAGAGGCTGAGCAATGGAAGCATTTCCCAACTTGTGCTGGTCTCCAGGAAGTGTATCTACCTGAAGGAAGCTCTTCTTCTTCAAAGATATTCCCTCTTCAGCATTGGAGGGGAGGGGCTTCCTTTAGGTGGAGAGGGGGCACTGCCTAAAACCCACCAAGATAAATGGAATAGCCTTGGAGGACAGAAAGAAGAACCACAACCGAAGCAGCAGTCAGATAAGGGAGGAAGGGGCTAAAGCCTGAGTCAAGTAATTAAATTGCtgtatttttggaatataaaacGTACCTTCccctccaaaaagagggtgaaaatttggatgcatcttatacacagaatatagCTCCCCCACCCTGAGGTGAAAAACCCAGGGCATGGAGGCAgagatggtctgtggcaatcctgcagcctggaatagctgattgggggtattctgcaGTCCCATCCACCTGCCAATCACCTGTGCTGAATCagactgcaataagtgctgaagctaaCCCAGCTGGTCAgcatttgcagcagcaatcacattcagaaagcacacacaggtaactgattcagcaggattcaaaataataataatatacaatacaataccaaaagcaggttttccaaggtagcagtaaatacaagcaaaacacaagcagtttcactttcagttctcagctaagccaggctccttcctgtctccttgttgctcacacagcaaatactgtttcagagtccaaatagccctcattggctgacttagttgctgcgcttattcattggctgaccttgttactatgtgctccaagtcatgaactctcacaCAAGGACAGGAAGCTAGCCAGCTGAATactatggatgctggtaggcagaggcagaatcttttttcttcttatttttctccccaaaaactaaggtgagtcttatactccggagcatcttatactctgaaaaatacggtaagtaaatATGTCCAGCTTAGTTCACGTGAAGATTAATGGTGGGAAGATGAGGCATGTTCAGATTGCAAGATTTTGTCACTATCATTTTATAATGAAGGTAGTACTTAATGTAAATGACATTGGTTTCTTACTCTGGTCTACCCTGTTGAGCTGAGAAATGGCCAGCGTCCCCTATTGAAAAGGATATTGAATGACATGGGTTAACTTGTCCCATCAAATAATTTCCCCCAGAAAGGAAAACATTGTTTCCACTCCCTATCATTTCTATTGAATACCTCCATATACAATAGtccagcagttctcaacctgtgggtcgcgacccctttgggggtcaaacgacctTATCACAGGGGTCACCGAGGAGCCTCCATGGAGAGGCCAGCAAGAAGCTGGCTGGAAGGGAAGTTGCAGCTCGGGTTCCCCATGCGGTGGAAGGAGAGGTGGCAGAAGACTGAGGGGCTTCCCTGCAGGACAGTCCGGCCAGCCTTCCATGTGGGCGTTTTTCAGCCACTGTTCCTGCCCAAGAACTCCTACAGGGCGAACGCCTTCGCCGGGGCTGAGCTGCATCGAAGGGGGAGGTTTGGGCAGCACGAAGAGCAACGGCTGAGGAGAGGCTTCCTGTGTCAGGAAGAGCTCCAGCCCCTTTCTTGTGCTCGTCTCTTGTGCACGTGCGCtcaagcaaaataccctcctgggctaGGATCAAGGCGGAGGGGACAATGACTTTCCTCCCGCTGTTGCCACTGCACAATGAAGTGAGTAACTGGGTGTGCAGCGCAGGAGAGCCACACTgcacaggagactcctcagcgccagACTCAGGTCAGCGCGAGCCACAGTCcccttcgtgttggctcaggaaggagggggatggggagcagcagcagcagcagctggttgggtgcagggagggaagagctccagtTCTCCTGCACTGCACAGGGCTCTCCTTGCTCAGGGCTCAggaactcttccctctctgcatccagagacGGCTGCTCTGGctctttcctgagccaacatgaaggggaaCGCGGCTGGCGCTAACCTGAGTCTGacactgaggagtctcctgcgcagTGTCACTCTCCTCCACAGCGCAGCCAGAtactcacttctcagtggcaGCAGCGGAAAGAGTCGCTGTCCCCGCCTCCGTGATCccggcccaggagggtattttgcttgcacgtgcaagaaagagatgaaagagaaaaggggagagagagagtgagaaatgaaagagagctggaaggagagaatgggagagggaaaataaagggaaacaaattagagggagaaacaaatgaaagagagctgaagggagagaatgagagagagggaaaagagagggaaaccaggggaaaagaaaggaagaagaaagaaagaaagaaagaaagaaagaaagaaagaaagaaagaaagaaagaaagaaagacagacctatgatgaaagcaatggcaagctagatctctatggttgggggtcaccacaacatgaggaactgtattaaagggtcgcggcattgggaaggttgagagccACTGCTGtaaagccatgatggcgaacctatggcacttggGCAGGCAAgctgtcacccagctcagctccactgcgcatatgCATGTagctcccgctggccagctgatttttgagtctctgctgtaaatgtgggagatgcacgtgcatgggtgggagggaaggggatttCATGCAGCCcgtttttgatcccaggaggcttccgggagacctgctaggcccaaaatggggcacggggggatCGTTACAATGTTTGggggggtgcattgcattataggtgtagGCACTCAAATGTATGCTGTCACACGCCTGCGCATGATTTCAGCATAGGACCATCCTCACTGCTGTAGAGGATGGAGGGAATGGCCTTGAAAGGCAGAAGGAAGAGCCACAACTAATCATCTCATTTATCATATCATCTCATATATCTTCATATCTTCATACTTTTGCTATTAAGATATCAATTCCAACTCTTCTGGCACTTCTCTCCCATTGCTAAATGCAGGGCTATATTCCCTGCACACCACCTGAAAACATGAAAGGATGCAGCAGAAaactctcccttcccttttcaaACACTGATGTAAAGTTTACTTCTACATTAACCCATCACTTTCTCACCTCTTTCCTCCTTGAAAGACAACACCAGAGGCTCCTGCAATCCCTCGTGCTCCAGGCGACACCGAAAACGGTCCCTCTCCTTGGGGTCAATCTCAATGCTGAGCTGGACATAATAGGTCCCATCTGAATTGGGGACCACGTTCCTATGGAGGGTCTCATACTGGCAGATCTCTCCGTCTCTCATCCAGGTGCTCCTGATCTCCTTGGGGTAGAAGCCAAAGGCCTGGCAGATGAGGACCTCCAGGCTGTCATCCACCACCTTGCTAGTCACTTTCCCCACTGGGGGCTCTGAAGAAAGAGTAACAACAAAGTTCCTGGGATTTCTAGAGTTTCTGTCAAGGCGATTTAATAAGTGGGAAGAAGATCTCCTTTGCCCATCCTCTCCCTctgccccctctcctcccctgaACCTCTGGGACACTGAACTCTTTAGATTCATTTTTGAAAGGGACAGATAGAGTTGGGGGTAAAGTTCTCACTCTGACCAAAGTAATTGCAATGCTTGGGCTTTGATTCAGTTTTGACACCCTAAATTGAATTTGTTGTCCAAGGTGGAAATTGGGAAGAGAAACAATCAGCTTTTGATTCTGCCACAAATGCAGGATGCAAAAATTAGATTTCCTCGTGAAAAAAGGATTGGATCTCAGCCTTAATATCTGGCTCCTttggtttccttttctttttctttgaagaacttGTTTTTTGAGGGGTGAAGGTTTGGAACTTTTTTTCCCTACTGTGGTAAATTCCCCTAGTTTGTTTTGGTAAGTTCCCACTTCAATTTCTGCCGGGCACATGAAGGGTGGCTTGGCTGTGTAGAGCACAAAACCTGAGGAGGGGAAGATGTGGAGGCCTAGAAAAAAACAGCACAATCTGAGCCCATTTGGCCACTCACCTGTCTTCTTCAGAGCCTTCTTCTGGTGGGGCAGGTATGTCTTCAGCCACACAATGCAGGTCTTCTCCAGGAAGTCTCTTTTCCCCCAGGACCACCTTGGATTTTCCTCCCACTTCTCCTTGACCTTCTGGGCCTGGGGCTGAGCTGTCACCCATCTGAGGGTCTCCTTGTCAAAGCTGATGAAGTCCCTCCCATTATAGCCATAGTGCAAAAACCCTCTTTTGCTCCCGTCTTCAATGAGCTCACAGCCCAAATTCATCTGCCAGGTGTGAAGCCCTGAAATGCACAAAGAGGACGTAGAAATATCCAGAGTTCCTCTCCCTAGAGACCTTCTGCCCAAAATGATTGAAGTGTCTATTTCCCACCCATCCCACCAGGGGAGGGAAACAGATTTtgcctctcctcttcttttcaaTGGTGGGAGATCTTTTCTGTGATCTGGGGCTACACTAAGTGTTCTAGAAGATCATGAAGACCATAAGAGTGTCtgtcctggaagccatcttttactttggatcttcaggcctgccacatttagtgctgtgggaaactgggaggggggattgcatgGAGTAGGGGAGATATCTACctataataacattcctttctcagagagtcaaggacatcttgccctgcccCTGGAGTAGTGtggctgggaggcatctccagttgggacggtgcattgattggaccatgtgatggacatgtgggtgctggggcagggacttggactttcctttggatgggaaaaacctggaagctttccgattggggtttccccagatgtgccaatatgacatctctaataaaatggaactttgaggaacttctgaccttggagtcttcttttgttgggggtgttacttgtaaCCCTGGCAGAGAGAGAAGATCTTggggaggggaggctgttttctttcctttgcagGGAAGGATCTCCCATCCTCATGCTCCTTACAGCCATTGGTGGTCAAGGGCAGAGACAATATTGTCCCTTCTTGGGAAGGAGTGTCAACTACCAAAACCTGACAGCAGCCATTTTTCCATTTCTCAGTTGCCACACAGgaatgagggggagggagaggtttGGAATGTCACTCCAGTCGAGACCAGACAtaacacataccgtatttttcggagtataagacacatcaacgtataagacgcaccaagattttgaagaggcaaattaaaaaaaagtttttgcactatgcagACCTCAcaaaaatggctcgtttttcatgaaaatgggcctgtatgtttttaagggcatgaatagcctctaggagccttgtagagtgctcctaggggctgcgggggggggggcagaaattgagcaaaaaatgacccaatgtttgctcgtttctgccctccaccgcccccaggagcactctggaatcttcctagaggctatgcacggcctttgggtgaagggggcagggttttgggaagcaaaaaatgttgtattcagtgcataagatgcacccagattttcagcctcttttttgagggaaaaaggtgtgtcttatacgctgaaaaatatggtaattgtccCATAGGAACCAAGATCATCTCCAGAGGTCccggagggagatggagaggagTGACCTAGAAGCTCTCCAATTAACCGAATTGGCCAATGTGACATGTGACACTTGGAGGGGGGGAATCATTTACTCTTTTATTTATACTGAAACTGTGGGAAACATTTAGAATTGCTTTTGCTTTTACTCATGCCGATATGTTGTAGCCAATAAAGAAGTTCTTTGAGGAAGGTTCCAGTCTCAGAATTCTGATTTGGTTGGGTTTATTAGTCAGAACTTTGGCACAGGATTTATCTCAACCCCCTAAgctcccaccccccccccttttctgttcttTGCCTACTTGCCTCTTTTCCCATTAACCAAAGTGACAAGAGGTGGGAAGGTGAGATTTGGGAGAGAATTCAGGGCTTGAAGACAATTCTGCCTCTGCTCACCTCCAGTCTGGGGGTTGCGGTTTGATAACCACTCCAGGTCAGCTCTGAAAATCCTCTCAGGTGTCTTCACCTCCTCCGCCTCCATCCAGGGCACCAGAGGAACTGTCATCCCATTGAGGATGTCATATAGAGCAATGGGATGATCATCCAGGTGGATCACGGAGAGGAACTCGGGCAGCCCTTGGTTGGGCTCTGATATCTTCAGGTAGGAATAGCATAGGGAGTGCCTGGAGGAATCTAGAAGAAGAAGGGGGTGAAGGACAGAATTAGGAGGGTTTGCAGCTCCAGCTCCTCCCTCGATGCTCTCCTGAAAAGCAGCTCTCAAACAGAAGGCCAACTGTCTGCTCTACTTTGGATGATTCCAGTCATCCTGGAAAGTGGCCAAAGGAGACCCTAGGGACTCTTGGTTGAGTTGGGAAATAACTGGACATGGCCACCTCAGGTGAGGGGACCCTCAGGGCTCACTCGACTGCTTCTGGGCCTGACCCCATTGGACCCCTCATGCCCATGGCCTGCAGGGCAGGAGCTGCTTGGAGTTTCACCAGAGTATGGAGACTTCCTGATCCTTGGAAGCTGCACCACACCCAGAAGAAGCCACTCTTGGTCACAGGCCTCCCGGGGAGACTTTCCTGATCAGGAGGGAGCTAGACTGGAGGGAGGCTCAGCCTTTCTCCTGGTAGGAGTGGGGAGGAGTCGGAGGAGGACAACAGAACTCTGaacattctgttttcactttcacTCCTGGCTCAAACATTTACACAGAACTGGAAACATttagctgtcaaacttgtggcctatGGGTGGGATGTATTATGTGCAGTTCAAAGCGCTGAATTGcccatctttctgatcaacaagctcagcattttagtccctgagccaccacatcccttattgggtgggtggggaaggggACCAAGGTACAATACACTGGAATTGGGCCAAACTTAAACATTCTCTTTTGATTTGAATACCTTGCTCAGAAGTTCATTCAGAATTGTTGACAAATTAAACCCCAAAGGCTATTGTCCCACAGGAGCCAcggattattatttttcttagtattttttcttaatttatcAGCGTTTAAAATACAGAAGTACAAAAAGAAATTTGATTGTGATTGGATTATAATCTGCCCAGGTGCTTGTTTCAATCTTGACTTCTTGTGTGTTACAAATCAGTTCTGTTGAGGCCCATATCATATCAATTCTGGAAAATGATGAAtatctatttgaataaaaagtatattgttcttttgtagggtttctttctctccaaatatcttttaaatttgtttcatcTATCATCCTGAAAAAAGGATTTCGGAAGCAATTTTCTATTTAACtttgttgttttgtgtgttttgtagtCCATAT contains:
- the LOC116503382 gene encoding major histocompatibility complex class I-related gene protein-like, giving the protein MQLYRAPLLLLGAALGSLLPGGLCDSSRHSLCYSYLKISEPNQGLPEFLSVIHLDDHPIALYDILNGMTVPLVPWMEAEEVKTPERIFRADLEWLSNRNPQTGGLHTWQMNLGCELIEDGSKRGFLHYGYNGRDFISFDKETLRWVTAQPQAQKVKEKWEENPRWSWGKRDFLEKTCIVWLKTYLPHQKKALKKTEPPVGKVTSKVVDDSLEVLICQAFGFYPKEIRSTWMRDGEICQYETLHRNVVPNSDGTYYVQLSIEIDPKERDRFRCRLEHEGLQEPLVLSFKEERATEWWIPVGAVVGVIFGAVIFFLMGSFWRCRMIPYQKAKSSVDDLPSGILSSSLNCGTDNKIQSELMLQSEVTSEDMESCGERRPQRVVEDSGSTLRRREGKKKPLTKSITLDKAEAIELKEGSKAEKVTVRSVRRSHTVPMQYPRGEEGY